A window of the Diorhabda carinulata isolate Delta chromosome 1, icDioCari1.1, whole genome shotgun sequence genome harbors these coding sequences:
- the LOC130896458 gene encoding carotenoid isomerooxygenase isoform X2 yields the protein MSSIPEFLNVKEGCPSGTCSPVLSWSPLPQKRQLNFIKNSSSNNKNYNENKQPLYPNCDFTIWLRSCQEEIKFPIYGKISGDIPKWLNGSLIRNGPGSLKVGDEEFTHLFDSSGLLHKFGIKNGEVTYQCRFLQSDVYKKNWKAKRIVHSEFGTKIVEDPCHSIFKRIATVFSKEVSDNSMISVYPFGDELYAFGETSMIHRIDTETLETKEKVNIGEYVSIVSHTSHPHVLKSGTVYNLGMSISSSGIYHNIVEFPQTETGFSKSMFEKARIVASVPARWRLHPSYMHSFGITDNYYIIVEQPLSISVLGLISSKLNNEPLAGCFRWYHEEYTRITVISRTNGEVFETFFAKSFFYLHIINQYEMDNHIVLDICMYKDPSMLDCMYIETMKTMQQNPDYAKMFRGRPARFVLPLEPNRDAAESRNLVTLKNVRAKAYYMSNKKILVEPEKLCDIGCETPRINYENYLGKPYRYFYAISADVDADNPGTLIKVDVSSHSTKTWCEKNCYPSEPIFVPCPDSKTEDEGVILSAMVWGEEDTNHVGLLILDAVTFTELGRADFQTLSPAPKCLHGWYLPS from the exons ATGAGTTCGATACCGGAATTTTTAAACGTTAAAGAAGGGTGTCCGTCAGGAACCTGTAGTCCAGTTCTTTCTTGGTCTCCTTTGCCGCAAAAAAGGCAattaaactttattaaaaattccagCAGCAATAATAag aattataacGAAAACAAACAACCATTATATCCAAACTGTGACTTTACCATTTGGTTGAGGTCTTGtcaagaagaaataaaatttcctatatatggaaaaatttcaG GTGATATTCCAAAATGGTTGAATGGTTCTTTGATTCGCAACGGACCTGGATCATTAAAAGTGGGTGATGAGGAATTTACACATCTTTTTGATAGTTCAGGATTGCTGCACAA ATTCGGTATAAAAAATGGTGAAGTAACCTACCAATGTCGTTTCTTGCAGTCAGATGTGtataagaaaaattggaaaGCAAAAAGAATTGTCCATAGCGAATTTGGtacaaaaattgtagaagatCCTTGTCATTCCATATTTAAGAG gaTTGCCACTGTGTTTAGTAAGGAAGTTTCAGATAATTCTATGATTTCCGTATATCCTTTCGGTGATGAATTGTACGCATTTGGAGAAACATCCATGATTCATCGTATAGATACGGAAACGTTGGAAACCaaagaaaaagtgaatattGGCGAATATGTTTCGATTGTGAGTCATACATCTCATCCACATGTTTTGAAATCTG GTACAGTCTATAATTTAGGAATGTCTATTTCTTCTTCTGGAATATATCATAATATAGTGGAGTTTCCACAAACTGAAACCG gtttttctaAATCCATGTTTGAAAAAGCTCGTATAGTTGCTTCAGTTCCAGCAAGATGGCGTTTACATCCCTCTTACATGCATAGTTTTG GTATAACAgacaattattatataattgtaGAACAACCATTGAGTATATCAGTTCTTGGTCTCATTTCATCAAAACTAAACAATGAGCCTTTAGCAGGTTGTTTCAGATGGTACCACGAAGAATAT acCAGAATAACGGTTATTTCTAGAACCAATGGAGaagtatttgaaacattttttgccaaatcatttttctatttacatATAATCAATCAGTATGAAATGGATAATCATATAGTTTTAGATATCTGTATGTACAAAGACCCTTCAATGTTGGACTGTATGTACATTGAAACAATGAAG acaaTGCAACAAAATCCTGATTATGCAAAAATGTTTCGAGGACGTCCTGCAAGATTTGTTCTACCTCTAGAACCTAATCGAGATGCAGCAGAAAGTAGAAATTTAGTTACTTTGAAAAATGTGCGCGCTAAAGCGTACTACATGTCCAATAAAAAGATTTTAGTAGAACCAGAGAAACTTTGTGATATAGGATGTGAAACACCAagaattaattatgaaaattaccTGG GTAAACCTTACAGATACTTCTATGCAATTAGTGCAGATGTTGACGCAGATAATCCAGGAACT ctCATAAAAGTAGATGTTTCATCACATTCAACCAAAACATGGTGTGAGAAAAATTGCTATCCAAGCGAACCTATATTTGTACCTTGTCCGGATTCCAAG ACTGAGGATGAAGGTGTAATTCTGTCGGCGATGGTGTGGGGAGAAGAAGATACCAATCACGTCGGTTTGTTAATCCTAGATGCTGTAACATTTACTGAACTAGGTAGAGCAGATTTTCAAACACTTTCTCCAGCTCCAAAATGTTTACACGGTTGGTACCTCCCAtcataa
- the LOC130896458 gene encoding carotenoid isomerooxygenase isoform X1 yields MSSIPEFLNVKEGCPSGTCSPVLSWSPLPQKRQLNFIKNSSSNNKNYNENKQPLYPNCDFTIWLRSCQEEIKFPIYGKISGDIPKWLNGSLIRNGPGSLKVGDEEFTHLFDSSGLLHKFGIKNGEVTYQCRFLQSDVYKKNWKAKRIVHSEFGTKIVEDPCHSIFKRIATVFSKEVSDNSMISVYPFGDELYAFGETSMIHRIDTETLETKEKVNIGEYVSIVSHTSHPHVLKSGTVYNLGMSISSSGIYHNIVEFPQTETGFSKSMFEKARIVASVPARWRLHPSYMHSFGITDNYYIIVEQPLSISVLGLISSKLNNEPLAGCFRWYHEEYTRITVISRTNGEVFETFFAKSFFYLHIINQYEMDNHIVLDICMYKDPSMLDCMYIETMKTMQQNPDYAKMFRGRPARFVLPLEPNRDAAESRNLVTLKNVRAKAYYMSNKKILVEPEKLCDIGCETPRINYENYLGKPYRYFYAISADVDADNPGTLIKVDVSSHSTKTWCEKNCYPSEPIFVPCPDSKVCFLDRKWVNKSATFRTKCTSKSFYFSISVFLSSFNIYLIYSIQIKFFKVIFCEIISSLAVKYVGQKVPLSSLSFV; encoded by the exons ATGAGTTCGATACCGGAATTTTTAAACGTTAAAGAAGGGTGTCCGTCAGGAACCTGTAGTCCAGTTCTTTCTTGGTCTCCTTTGCCGCAAAAAAGGCAattaaactttattaaaaattccagCAGCAATAATAag aattataacGAAAACAAACAACCATTATATCCAAACTGTGACTTTACCATTTGGTTGAGGTCTTGtcaagaagaaataaaatttcctatatatggaaaaatttcaG GTGATATTCCAAAATGGTTGAATGGTTCTTTGATTCGCAACGGACCTGGATCATTAAAAGTGGGTGATGAGGAATTTACACATCTTTTTGATAGTTCAGGATTGCTGCACAA ATTCGGTATAAAAAATGGTGAAGTAACCTACCAATGTCGTTTCTTGCAGTCAGATGTGtataagaaaaattggaaaGCAAAAAGAATTGTCCATAGCGAATTTGGtacaaaaattgtagaagatCCTTGTCATTCCATATTTAAGAG gaTTGCCACTGTGTTTAGTAAGGAAGTTTCAGATAATTCTATGATTTCCGTATATCCTTTCGGTGATGAATTGTACGCATTTGGAGAAACATCCATGATTCATCGTATAGATACGGAAACGTTGGAAACCaaagaaaaagtgaatattGGCGAATATGTTTCGATTGTGAGTCATACATCTCATCCACATGTTTTGAAATCTG GTACAGTCTATAATTTAGGAATGTCTATTTCTTCTTCTGGAATATATCATAATATAGTGGAGTTTCCACAAACTGAAACCG gtttttctaAATCCATGTTTGAAAAAGCTCGTATAGTTGCTTCAGTTCCAGCAAGATGGCGTTTACATCCCTCTTACATGCATAGTTTTG GTATAACAgacaattattatataattgtaGAACAACCATTGAGTATATCAGTTCTTGGTCTCATTTCATCAAAACTAAACAATGAGCCTTTAGCAGGTTGTTTCAGATGGTACCACGAAGAATAT acCAGAATAACGGTTATTTCTAGAACCAATGGAGaagtatttgaaacattttttgccaaatcatttttctatttacatATAATCAATCAGTATGAAATGGATAATCATATAGTTTTAGATATCTGTATGTACAAAGACCCTTCAATGTTGGACTGTATGTACATTGAAACAATGAAG acaaTGCAACAAAATCCTGATTATGCAAAAATGTTTCGAGGACGTCCTGCAAGATTTGTTCTACCTCTAGAACCTAATCGAGATGCAGCAGAAAGTAGAAATTTAGTTACTTTGAAAAATGTGCGCGCTAAAGCGTACTACATGTCCAATAAAAAGATTTTAGTAGAACCAGAGAAACTTTGTGATATAGGATGTGAAACACCAagaattaattatgaaaattaccTGG GTAAACCTTACAGATACTTCTATGCAATTAGTGCAGATGTTGACGCAGATAATCCAGGAACT ctCATAAAAGTAGATGTTTCATCACATTCAACCAAAACATGGTGTGAGAAAAATTGCTATCCAAGCGAACCTATATTTGTACCTTGTCCGGATTCCAAGGTTTGTTTCCTAGATAGAAAGTGGGTTAATAAGTCAGCGACTTTCCGAACGAAATGTAcatcaaaatcattttatttttcaattagtgTCTTTTTGAGCTCGTTCAacatttatctaatttattccatacaaaTTAAGTTCTTCAAGGTTATTTTTTGTGAGATTATTTCATCATTGGCAGTCAAATATGTTGGGCAAAAAGTCCCCTTATCAAGCTTATCCTTTGTTTGA